A single genomic interval of Rosistilla ulvae harbors:
- the asnS gene encoding asparagine--tRNA ligase encodes MPLEKLFVSDARDVAHVGKTVLIQGWIRTRRDSKGGFSFLEINDGSCMGNIQVIADADLANYKDEIQRLSAGCSVAIEGEVKASEGKQATEIQASQVTVLGWADDFPLQKKRHSFEKLREWAHIRARSNTFGAVARVRNQICQSIHQFFHENNFLYVHTPIITASDCEGAGEMFKVTTLDLDRLAKSGGPVNYEFDFFDKPSFLTVSGQLEAETYATALGRVYTFGPTFRAENSNTSRHLSEFWMIEPEAAFFDLADDMALAESFLRKILSDVLNHCDEDLQFFDQRIQKGLIESLRKVAETPFQHMTYTDAIKVLENCDESFEFPIAWGTDLQAEHERYLTEKHVAGPLILTDYPSSIKPFYMRLSDDGKTVAAMDVLVPGVGEIIGGSQREERLDVLTQRMAEMDLREEDYWWYLDLRRYGTVPHAGFGLGLERLVQYTTGMANIRDVIPFPRTPGNADF; translated from the coding sequence ATGCCGTTAGAAAAGTTGTTCGTGTCCGACGCTCGAGACGTCGCACATGTTGGCAAGACGGTCTTGATTCAAGGTTGGATCCGCACCCGCCGCGATTCCAAAGGGGGCTTCAGCTTTTTGGAGATCAACGATGGCAGTTGCATGGGGAACATCCAAGTCATCGCCGACGCCGATCTAGCGAACTACAAGGACGAGATCCAGCGGTTGTCGGCTGGTTGCAGCGTCGCGATCGAGGGTGAGGTCAAAGCGTCCGAAGGGAAACAGGCGACGGAGATCCAAGCTTCTCAAGTGACGGTTCTCGGCTGGGCCGACGATTTTCCGCTGCAGAAGAAACGCCACTCGTTCGAAAAACTGCGCGAATGGGCTCACATCCGGGCTCGGTCGAATACCTTTGGCGCCGTCGCGCGGGTCCGAAACCAGATCTGCCAATCTATCCATCAGTTCTTCCACGAGAACAACTTTCTGTACGTGCACACTCCGATCATCACCGCCAGCGATTGCGAAGGTGCTGGCGAGATGTTCAAGGTGACGACGTTGGATCTGGACCGATTGGCCAAGTCGGGCGGGCCGGTCAATTACGAATTCGACTTTTTCGACAAGCCCTCCTTCCTGACCGTCAGCGGTCAATTGGAAGCGGAGACCTATGCGACGGCGCTCGGCCGAGTCTATACATTTGGCCCCACGTTCCGAGCGGAGAATTCAAACACAAGTCGCCATCTTTCGGAGTTCTGGATGATCGAACCCGAGGCGGCGTTCTTCGATCTCGCCGACGATATGGCTTTGGCGGAATCGTTCCTGCGAAAGATCTTGTCCGACGTGCTGAATCACTGCGACGAAGACCTGCAGTTCTTCGACCAGCGAATTCAAAAAGGGCTGATCGAATCGCTGCGGAAAGTCGCTGAAACGCCGTTCCAGCACATGACCTATACCGATGCGATCAAGGTCTTGGAAAACTGTGATGAATCGTTCGAATTCCCGATCGCTTGGGGAACCGACCTGCAAGCCGAACACGAGCGTTACCTGACGGAGAAGCATGTCGCCGGGCCGTTGATCCTTACCGATTACCCATCGTCGATCAAACCGTTCTATATGCGGTTGAGCGACGACGGGAAGACGGTTGCCGCGATGGACGTGCTGGTTCCCGGTGTCGGTGAAATCATCGGCGGAAGCCAACGCGAGGAGCGGTTGGATGTGCTGACGCAGCGAATGGCCGAGATGGATCTTCGCGAAGAGGATTATTGGTGGTATCTGGATCTGCGTCGCTACGGCACGGTCCCACACGCCGGATTTGGACTGGGACTTGAGCGTTTAGTGCAATACACGACGGGGATGGCGAACATCCGCGATGTGATCCCGT
- a CDS encoding ATP-grasp domain-containing protein — protein sequence MKFLVLGPDRGWHANQLRTAAEKAGDSIAFTDYEALSSIVGDGDMLRCDSPAGDLHAFDVVLTRTMPLGTLEQVTFRLSILHALQESGIRVANPPRALEIAIDKYATTARLHRLGLPVPRTAVSQTRADAMAAFEQFDGPVVVKPMFGGEGRGVMRIETRELAWTTFTTLQQLGAVIYQQEYIPCNGQDLRLFVAGDLVWAVQRTNPDDWRTNVSQGACCEQVAVTEAFRQLATTVCRSLRLHVAAIDLIQDAAGRIYVLEANGVPGWKGAQSVIQENLAERIIESFRAPIPLVGS from the coding sequence ATGAAGTTCTTAGTGCTCGGGCCCGATCGCGGTTGGCATGCGAACCAGTTGCGCACCGCTGCCGAGAAGGCGGGCGATTCGATAGCGTTTACCGATTACGAAGCGTTGTCGTCGATCGTCGGTGACGGGGATATGCTGCGTTGTGATTCTCCGGCAGGCGATCTGCATGCGTTCGACGTCGTGCTGACGCGAACGATGCCGCTGGGCACTCTGGAACAAGTGACGTTTCGCTTGAGCATCTTGCACGCGCTGCAAGAATCGGGAATCCGGGTTGCCAATCCGCCTCGTGCCCTCGAGATCGCGATCGACAAATATGCAACGACCGCGCGGCTGCATCGTCTCGGCTTGCCGGTGCCGCGGACCGCGGTATCGCAGACGCGAGCCGATGCGATGGCGGCTTTTGAGCAGTTCGATGGGCCGGTGGTCGTCAAGCCGATGTTTGGCGGCGAGGGACGCGGCGTGATGCGAATCGAAACACGCGAACTGGCTTGGACTACATTTACGACGCTGCAGCAGCTTGGCGCGGTGATCTACCAGCAGGAATATATTCCCTGCAACGGGCAAGATCTTCGTCTGTTTGTCGCTGGCGATTTAGTTTGGGCCGTGCAAAGAACCAATCCGGATGATTGGCGGACCAACGTTTCGCAAGGCGCTTGCTGTGAACAAGTTGCGGTGACGGAGGCTTTTCGCCAGCTCGCGACCACGGTTTGCCGGTCGCTGCGGTTGCACGTCGCGGCGATCGATCTGATCCAAGACGCGGCAGGGCGGATCTATGTGCTCGAAGCCAACGGCGTGCCGGGTTGGAAGGGAGCACAAAGTGTGATCCAAGAGAACCTCGCGGAGCGGATCATTGAAAGTTTTCGTGCGCCGATCCCTCTTGTCGGCTCATGA
- the metF gene encoding methylenetetrahydrofolate reductase [NAD(P)H], with protein sequence MSLSQLFRGGGCPISFELFPPRTPAGFESLYQHVDSLKQFDPAFFTCTYGAGGSTRDSTLDVVREVKRRTGKPVASHLTCVGSTQDQLRSYLTEAGTLGVDYIVALRGDPPKGETSFTAVEGGFRFANELVEMIHAEFPEFGIAVAGYPEVHQEAVDADVDMENLKRKVDAGADCVVTQLFYDNDDFFRFRDACQAAGIEIPIIPGLLPITNFAQAQRIASMCKAKLPQGLVDRFNENDSAEWQLKVGIEHAQQQTNDLIRRGIDGLHLYVLNKSQAAAEVLAGVDRG encoded by the coding sequence ATGTCGCTATCTCAGTTATTTCGTGGCGGTGGATGCCCCATCTCGTTCGAACTCTTTCCGCCGCGAACACCGGCGGGCTTCGAATCGTTGTATCAACACGTCGACAGTCTCAAGCAATTCGATCCCGCCTTTTTCACCTGCACCTACGGCGCCGGCGGCTCGACTCGCGACAGCACGTTGGATGTGGTCCGCGAAGTCAAACGGCGAACTGGCAAACCTGTCGCATCGCACCTGACCTGCGTCGGTTCGACCCAGGACCAACTGCGCAGCTACCTGACCGAAGCGGGAACCCTCGGCGTCGACTACATCGTCGCGCTGCGCGGCGATCCGCCCAAGGGAGAGACCTCGTTCACCGCAGTCGAAGGCGGTTTCCGGTTCGCCAACGAACTGGTCGAGATGATTCACGCCGAGTTTCCCGAGTTTGGGATCGCGGTCGCCGGTTATCCCGAAGTCCATCAGGAAGCTGTCGACGCCGACGTCGATATGGAGAACCTGAAACGCAAAGTCGACGCGGGGGCCGATTGCGTCGTCACGCAGTTGTTCTACGACAACGACGACTTCTTCCGTTTCCGCGACGCTTGCCAAGCTGCCGGGATTGAAATTCCGATCATTCCCGGTCTGTTGCCGATCACCAACTTCGCGCAGGCCCAGCGGATCGCTTCGATGTGCAAGGCGAAGTTGCCGCAAGGGTTGGTCGATCGTTTCAACGAAAACGATTCGGCCGAATGGCAATTGAAAGTTGGCATCGAACACGCCCAACAGCAAACGAACGATCTGATTCGCCGTGGCATCGACGGGCTGCATCTGTATGTGCTCAACAAGAGCCAAGCAGCGGCTGAGGTCTTAGCGGGTGTCGATCGCGGTTAA
- a CDS encoding zinc ribbon domain-containing protein: MAIRVTCEKCLTRFNVSDKFAGKKGPCPKCKATIQIPDKTEEVVVHAPVDDGPKDSTGKSVLKPIMREEVRVTKLGIFSVAGSIVAAIIAAVVIRSMESVPGWIPPLGALLLAPPLVWSGYTFAREQELEPFYGRELQARVAICSVLFALLWALYAFVPAYVMDYDSVAEMPIGAVLVALAAMLAVGTLISVTTFELETGGGVVHAGFYIVGTLLLAMLAGIPLFAWA; encoded by the coding sequence ATGGCAATTCGAGTTACCTGTGAAAAGTGCCTGACGCGATTCAACGTCAGCGATAAATTTGCTGGAAAGAAAGGCCCTTGCCCCAAGTGCAAGGCGACGATCCAGATCCCGGACAAAACCGAAGAGGTCGTCGTTCATGCGCCCGTGGACGATGGTCCCAAGGATTCCACGGGCAAGAGCGTTCTGAAGCCGATTATGCGCGAAGAGGTGCGAGTTACCAAGCTCGGCATCTTCTCCGTCGCCGGTTCGATCGTTGCGGCGATCATCGCGGCGGTCGTGATTCGGTCGATGGAATCGGTGCCGGGCTGGATTCCGCCGCTCGGTGCGCTGTTGCTGGCTCCGCCTTTAGTTTGGTCCGGCTACACGTTTGCTCGCGAGCAGGAACTGGAACCCTTCTACGGACGCGAACTTCAAGCCCGCGTCGCCATCTGTTCGGTGCTGTTCGCGCTGCTCTGGGCGCTCTACGCATTTGTTCCCGCTTATGTGATGGACTACGACAGCGTCGCCGAGATGCCGATCGGTGCGGTCTTAGTCGCGTTGGCTGCGATGTTGGCCGTTGGCACTTTGATTTCGGTGACGACTTTCGAATTGGAAACCGGTGGCGGCGTCGTGCATGCCGGGTTCTACATCGTCGGGACTTTGTTGTTGGCGATGTTGGCTGGCATCCCGCTGTTCGCGTGGGCCTGA
- a CDS encoding tRNA (cytidine(34)-2'-O)-methyltransferase, producing MDNEKSSDTSEPDVPSDSLADAAPCLQVDEPPVHVVLYQPEIPQNTGNIGRTCVAVGAKLWLVRPLGFKIDEHSVRRAGVDYWHMLNLQLVDSIDEVQQALPQRKFWYFSRFARRSLWEAPIDLGDAIVFGRESAGLPEEILDLDSPQAIRIPTTEQVRSLNLSNTAAIAVYEVLRQHGLLS from the coding sequence ATGGATAATGAAAAGTCGTCAGATACTAGCGAGCCCGACGTGCCGAGCGATAGTCTCGCCGATGCCGCCCCCTGTTTGCAAGTCGACGAGCCACCGGTGCATGTTGTACTGTACCAGCCCGAGATTCCACAGAATACCGGAAACATTGGGCGGACGTGTGTCGCCGTTGGTGCCAAATTGTGGCTTGTGCGGCCGCTGGGTTTCAAAATCGACGAGCACAGTGTTCGCCGAGCCGGCGTCGATTATTGGCACATGCTGAATCTGCAGCTTGTCGATTCGATCGACGAAGTCCAACAAGCCCTACCGCAGCGTAAGTTCTGGTACTTCAGCCGCTTCGCCCGACGCAGCCTGTGGGAAGCGCCGATCGATCTGGGCGACGCGATCGTCTTTGGCCGCGAGTCGGCGGGATTGCCCGAAGAGATTCTCGATCTCGATTCCCCCCAAGCGATCCGGATCCCCACGACCGAACAGGTTCGCAGCTTGAACCTTTCGAACACCGCCGCTATCGCCGTCTATGAGGTTCTAAGACAACATGGCCTTTTGTCGTGA
- a CDS encoding S49 family peptidase: MTRLLILCTLFASSIGCGKHAIQTNNLIRLMPARVHVSADPIAMQPQVLRDRSPLKAMPVQAGSCRKIALIDVDGLLVNQNQAGIGSMGDNPLDIFREKLDQVEREGDISAVIIRINSYGGGVTASDIMRRELEAFRERTGMPIVAVLMDIATGGGYLLATAADQIVAHPTTIVGGFGVILNLYNLEDAMAQFNVAGQTIRAGKFVDIGSPERFLEEDEEELLTEIAEQYNERFKDVVLRSRQRIHSDAEIFDGRIFTGTQAEKLGVIDQVGYIDDAIAAARAYAGDPNACVVMLHRDQDKARTPYATTPNEPTQLMAMPQIPGLMRSRLPTFMYIWQPDPGLAP; encoded by the coding sequence ATGACACGCCTATTGATTCTTTGCACCCTGTTTGCGTCCAGCATTGGATGCGGCAAACACGCGATCCAAACCAACAATTTGATTCGGTTGATGCCCGCCCGGGTGCACGTTTCCGCCGATCCGATTGCGATGCAACCTCAAGTCCTACGCGATCGATCGCCACTGAAGGCGATGCCTGTGCAGGCGGGCAGCTGTCGCAAGATCGCTTTGATCGACGTCGATGGGTTGCTGGTCAACCAGAACCAGGCGGGGATCGGTTCGATGGGGGACAACCCGTTGGATATTTTCCGCGAGAAGTTGGACCAGGTCGAACGCGAAGGCGATATTTCGGCGGTTATCATTCGCATCAACAGCTACGGCGGCGGCGTGACCGCGTCGGACATCATGCGTCGCGAACTGGAAGCGTTTCGCGAGCGAACCGGGATGCCGATCGTGGCGGTCTTGATGGATATCGCGACCGGTGGCGGATACTTGCTGGCTACGGCGGCCGATCAAATCGTGGCTCACCCGACAACGATCGTCGGCGGGTTTGGCGTGATCTTGAATCTGTACAACCTCGAAGACGCGATGGCGCAGTTTAACGTCGCCGGACAAACGATTCGGGCCGGAAAGTTTGTCGACATCGGATCGCCTGAGCGATTTTTGGAAGAGGACGAAGAGGAACTGCTGACCGAGATCGCCGAACAATATAACGAGCGTTTCAAAGACGTCGTGCTGCGTTCCCGACAACGCATCCATTCCGACGCGGAGATTTTTGACGGACGGATCTTCACCGGAACGCAGGCAGAAAAGTTGGGCGTGATCGACCAAGTCGGCTATATCGACGACGCGATCGCTGCGGCACGAGCCTACGCCGGCGATCCCAACGCGTGTGTCGTGATGCTGCATCGCGATCAGGACAAGGCGCGAACTCCTTACGCCACGACGCCAAACGAACCTACTCAATTGATGGCGATGCCGCAGATTCCTGGTTTGATGCGTTCACGCTTGCCAACGTTTATGTATATTTGGCAACCCGATCCCGGCCTAGCACCTTAA
- a CDS encoding fatty acid CoA ligase family protein — translation MTESSIEETVRCNVADRLATFAQSQPDQIAIAFAKPGRRPRYDTITFAELDRQSTRIARGLLRHGIEPGTRLAMLVPFGIDFIRLVLALLKAGMVQVLVDPGMGKKNLIECLAESKPQGFIGIPKAQVARLLYRQRFPEAKQNICVGGPIAFGGVSLAKIEALGEQPVELPMTSEAEAAAVIFTTGSTGPPKGVAYTHGTFEHQVRLIQQQYNVAPGTVDLACFPLFGLFDAVMGVTTVIPDMDPTRPADADPEKILAAIRDWKVTQAFGSPALWHTVSKHCVRGGIFLPTVRRVLSAGAPVPPQTLASVRRMIHSEGEVFTPYGATESLPVASIESREVLDETAAKTREGAGTCVGHRFADMMWQVVEIDEGPISEISDAKPVSHGTIGELMVSGPVVTRNYVTRQDQNAIHKVQDGARIWHRMGDVGYLDDQDRFWFCGRKAHRVETPSQTLFTICCEAVFNEHPDVYRTALVGRGVRGQQTPVLIVEPHADRRPKSASEQQALLDALKAIGKSHPHTAEITDIRIYPERLPVDIRHNSKIFREQLAEWVK, via the coding sequence ATGACAGAATCATCTATCGAGGAAACCGTTCGCTGCAACGTCGCCGATCGCTTGGCGACGTTCGCACAATCGCAGCCCGATCAGATCGCGATCGCGTTTGCTAAACCGGGCCGACGGCCACGCTACGACACGATCACCTTCGCCGAATTGGATCGACAATCGACTCGGATTGCTCGTGGGTTGTTGCGGCACGGGATCGAGCCGGGAACGCGGTTGGCGATGTTGGTACCCTTTGGGATCGACTTCATTCGCTTGGTGCTGGCGTTATTAAAAGCCGGGATGGTGCAGGTGCTTGTCGATCCCGGGATGGGGAAGAAGAACCTTATCGAATGTCTCGCCGAATCGAAGCCGCAGGGTTTTATTGGCATCCCCAAAGCGCAGGTCGCCCGGCTGTTGTACCGCCAGCGGTTTCCCGAGGCCAAGCAAAATATTTGTGTTGGTGGACCGATCGCCTTCGGTGGCGTGTCGCTTGCGAAGATCGAAGCGTTGGGCGAACAGCCTGTCGAATTGCCGATGACTTCCGAAGCCGAAGCGGCGGCAGTCATCTTCACCACCGGCAGCACCGGGCCGCCCAAGGGAGTCGCTTACACGCATGGGACGTTTGAGCATCAGGTGCGGTTGATTCAACAGCAGTACAACGTCGCGCCGGGGACAGTCGATCTGGCCTGCTTCCCGTTGTTTGGATTGTTTGACGCGGTGATGGGAGTGACGACGGTGATTCCCGATATGGATCCGACGCGGCCCGCCGATGCCGATCCCGAAAAGATCTTGGCCGCCATCCGCGACTGGAAGGTTACGCAAGCCTTCGGTTCGCCGGCGCTTTGGCATACGGTCAGCAAGCATTGCGTAAGGGGAGGGATTTTTCTGCCGACGGTACGCCGCGTGTTGTCGGCCGGCGCTCCGGTCCCTCCGCAAACGCTGGCATCGGTTCGCAGAATGATCCATTCCGAAGGCGAGGTTTTTACACCGTATGGAGCGACCGAATCGCTTCCCGTTGCGTCGATTGAATCGCGCGAGGTGTTGGACGAAACGGCTGCGAAAACTCGCGAAGGCGCTGGAACGTGTGTCGGCCATCGATTTGCCGACATGATGTGGCAAGTGGTCGAGATCGACGAGGGACCAATTTCGGAGATCAGCGACGCCAAACCTGTTTCGCATGGGACGATCGGGGAATTGATGGTCAGCGGTCCCGTGGTGACGCGGAACTATGTGACCCGCCAAGATCAGAACGCGATTCACAAAGTGCAGGATGGGGCGCGGATCTGGCACCGAATGGGAGACGTCGGCTACTTGGACGATCAGGATCGCTTTTGGTTCTGCGGTCGGAAGGCTCATCGAGTGGAGACGCCGTCGCAGACGCTGTTCACGATCTGCTGCGAAGCTGTCTTCAATGAACATCCCGATGTCTATCGGACCGCCTTGGTCGGACGTGGTGTACGCGGCCAGCAGACGCCGGTCTTGATCGTCGAACCGCACGCCGATCGGCGTCCGAAATCGGCGTCCGAACAGCAAGCGTTGCTCGACGCATTAAAAGCGATCGGCAAATCGCATCCTCACACCGCCGAGATCACCGACATCCGGATCTATCCCGAGCGGTTGCCAGTCGACATCCGCCACAACTCGAAGATCTTTCGAGAACAGTTGGCCGAGTGGGTGAAGTAG
- a CDS encoding RbsD/FucU family protein, whose product MLKHELLHPKINEVLARGGHYSKVLIADGNYPAYHTLGPSAELVSLNLAPGLVSCCQVLATLLTAIPIDAANTMMYPQSGPYALPADPPVWDEFRKLFADAKSDVQLEPIEQMQFYDAVRSREHILTIQTGDQAIFANLLLTIGVRRGA is encoded by the coding sequence ATGCTCAAACACGAATTATTGCATCCCAAGATCAACGAAGTCCTGGCCCGCGGCGGACATTACAGCAAAGTCTTGATCGCCGACGGAAACTATCCCGCGTATCACACGTTGGGACCCAGCGCGGAACTCGTTAGTCTGAACCTCGCGCCGGGATTGGTTTCGTGTTGCCAAGTCCTGGCGACGTTGTTGACGGCGATTCCGATCGATGCCGCCAACACGATGATGTATCCGCAATCGGGGCCCTACGCATTGCCGGCCGATCCGCCGGTGTGGGATGAGTTCCGCAAGTTGTTTGCCGATGCAAAAAGCGATGTCCAGCTGGAACCGATCGAACAGATGCAATTCTACGATGCGGTGCGATCGCGCGAGCACATCTTGACGATTCAGACCGGCGACCAAGCGATCTTCGCCAACCTCTTGTTGACCATTGGCGTCCGCCGCGGAGCGTAG
- a CDS encoding LTA synthase family protein, with translation MSNGELTHPRIGVLSVLAAITVVVLQIVFGLWVRFDYGSPFGQAVWIGLMWLGCSMTASVCFSAMFSWRRLFFGAAAFVWHVLVMSICWRESPVRYMLLLGGLLVLQSTVSTLLGVPAWLAWHTNEGDLPRRYRFTIRSVMLGTTLVAVLLSAARAYDVPVVAAQLLAVPLFVLLYIGSASTMLAYAHLRIRALCLLAVLFGGVILYSWVATALSLSVGDRRTLRGFLDSLSDYSSDAFVVQMQLVQFGLFTVGCCLCFALGRIDQRDFERQQVLERTLASAKSPQQS, from the coding sequence ATGTCCAATGGTGAGCTGACCCATCCGCGGATCGGGGTGCTGTCTGTCTTGGCAGCGATCACGGTTGTGGTTTTGCAGATTGTGTTTGGACTGTGGGTGCGTTTCGATTACGGATCGCCATTTGGCCAAGCTGTTTGGATCGGGCTGATGTGGCTCGGATGTTCGATGACGGCATCGGTCTGCTTTTCGGCGATGTTCTCGTGGCGACGTCTCTTCTTTGGCGCGGCGGCTTTCGTCTGGCATGTCTTGGTGATGTCGATCTGCTGGCGTGAATCGCCGGTACGGTATATGTTGTTGTTGGGTGGGTTGCTGGTGCTGCAGTCGACCGTCTCGACGCTGCTCGGCGTCCCGGCTTGGTTGGCGTGGCATACCAACGAAGGCGATCTGCCACGACGGTATCGGTTTACGATCCGGTCGGTCATGCTGGGGACCACTCTGGTGGCGGTTTTGCTGTCCGCGGCACGGGCCTATGACGTGCCGGTTGTTGCGGCGCAGTTGCTAGCGGTTCCGTTGTTTGTTTTGCTGTACATCGGTTCGGCGTCAACAATGCTAGCGTATGCGCACTTGCGAATCCGCGCTCTCTGTTTGTTGGCGGTTCTGTTTGGCGGAGTGATCCTCTATTCTTGGGTCGCGACGGCGTTGAGTTTGTCGGTTGGGGATCGCCGGACGCTTCGTGGGTTCCTCGATTCTTTGTCCGACTATTCTTCGGACGCCTTTGTTGTGCAGATGCAATTGGTGCAATTCGGTCTGTTTACGGTCGGCTGCTGTTTATGTTTTGCCTTGGGCCGGATCGACCAGCGCGATTTTGAGCGACAGCAGGTTTTGGAGCGGACGCTAGCCTCGGCAAAGTCGCCGCAGCAGTCATGA
- a CDS encoding sugar transferase: MPNLLGGYRASRATTPLLLSERQLARELNRERLRSDRREIPFCLIDVVLSPENCRRSDVVRAARLLHRRLRLTDTLGHRSRATVGIVLTDTPEQGGRIVIDDLRDLLFNAGLKCALELFAYDPEAWQQEQLFDRHDDHDPPSGHLMPPQPIASRRRGIAKRFVDVVGSGVGLMISAVPITLACLAIRCTSKGPAIFRQVREGADGKPFTIYKLRTMRVDAEQQQAELRRLSERDGPAFKIKNDPRITPVGKVLRATCIDELPQLVNVFLGQMSLVGPRPLPWSESRAVATWQRRRLDVKPGITGIWQTAKHEEIAFDDWMRMDLRYVDKGSAWLDMKLLAKTVIVPVKARGNH, encoded by the coding sequence ATGCCAAACCTATTGGGTGGTTATCGAGCCAGCAGAGCGACAACGCCTCTGCTGCTGTCGGAGCGTCAGTTAGCTAGGGAACTGAACCGCGAGCGCCTGCGATCCGACCGCCGTGAGATTCCATTCTGTTTGATCGACGTGGTTCTCTCACCGGAAAATTGTCGCCGGAGCGATGTCGTCCGCGCCGCCCGTTTGCTTCATCGTCGCTTGCGGTTGACCGACACGCTCGGCCATCGTAGCCGCGCGACAGTTGGGATCGTGCTAACCGACACCCCCGAACAAGGGGGCCGGATCGTGATCGACGATCTCCGCGATTTGCTGTTCAACGCCGGGCTGAAGTGTGCACTGGAGCTGTTTGCCTACGATCCCGAAGCGTGGCAACAGGAACAACTGTTCGATCGGCACGACGATCACGATCCCCCGTCGGGACATCTGATGCCACCGCAACCGATCGCATCTCGTCGACGGGGTATCGCCAAACGGTTTGTCGATGTTGTTGGCTCGGGAGTCGGCCTGATGATTTCCGCCGTGCCGATCACCTTGGCTTGCCTGGCAATCCGCTGCACTTCGAAAGGTCCCGCCATCTTCCGCCAAGTGCGCGAAGGTGCCGACGGCAAACCGTTCACTATCTATAAGTTGCGAACGATGCGCGTCGACGCCGAACAACAGCAAGCCGAACTTAGACGGCTGAGCGAACGGGACGGACCGGCATTCAAGATCAAGAACGACCCGCGGATCACGCCGGTCGGCAAGGTGTTGCGAGCGACATGCATCGACGAACTGCCCCAATTGGTCAACGTCTTCTTGGGGCAAATGTCGCTGGTCGGGCCACGCCCTTTGCCGTGGTCGGAGAGTCGTGCGGTCGCAACGTGGCAACGTCGCCGATTGGATGTCAAACCGGGGATCACGGGAATTTGGCAAACGGCGAAACACGAAGAGATCGCGTTTGATGATTGGATGCGAATGGACCTCCGCTACGTCGACAAAGGCTCGGCTTGGCTGGACATGAAACTGCTCGCCAAGACGGTCATCGTGCCGGTCAAAGCCCGCGGAAACCACTGA
- the mch gene encoding methenyltetrahydromethanopterin cyclohydrolase: MTQFNQAAFQTANDLEENLAEYRVGSTTIGGATLFDLGIEHRGGLVAGEMLADVCLGAAADVFAAAEPGAIGTGVVVKVATDNPVGACLACQYAGWPLSVGDYSAMVSGPIRLLRGKEQLLGKLGLSESGAIGVAVLEADTYPTEAAVLKIAEECSIEPELLTILIAPTTSIAGNIQVVARSVETAMHKLHEVGFDVSDVLSATGSAPLPPPALKSIDGIGRTNDAILYGGSVTLFVDADQSVIDEIGPKVPSNSSSDYGKTFGEIFASYEYDFFKVDPQLFSPAVVTFVNLRSGISRTFGQLRPDILETSFGCKSQ, translated from the coding sequence ATGACTCAGTTCAATCAAGCCGCCTTTCAGACCGCCAACGACCTGGAAGAGAACCTCGCAGAATATCGCGTTGGTTCGACGACAATTGGGGGCGCGACGCTGTTCGATCTCGGTATCGAGCACCGCGGGGGGCTGGTCGCCGGCGAGATGCTAGCGGATGTCTGCTTGGGAGCCGCAGCTGACGTCTTCGCCGCCGCCGAACCGGGAGCGATTGGAACCGGAGTTGTTGTGAAGGTGGCGACCGACAACCCTGTCGGTGCATGTCTGGCCTGCCAATATGCCGGCTGGCCTCTTTCGGTCGGCGATTATTCAGCGATGGTCAGTGGCCCGATTCGCCTGTTGCGCGGGAAAGAACAACTGCTTGGAAAACTGGGGCTCTCCGAGAGTGGAGCGATCGGTGTGGCGGTGCTGGAAGCTGACACCTATCCAACCGAAGCTGCGGTTTTGAAGATCGCGGAGGAGTGTTCGATCGAGCCCGAACTGCTGACGATTCTGATCGCACCGACAACCAGTATCGCCGGGAACATCCAGGTTGTCGCGCGAAGCGTCGAGACCGCGATGCACAAGCTGCACGAAGTTGGCTTCGACGTCAGCGATGTCCTCTCGGCAACCGGAAGTGCGCCGCTGCCACCTCCGGCGCTGAAGTCGATCGACGGGATCGGTCGCACAAACGATGCGATTCTTTATGGCGGATCGGTCACGTTGTTCGTCGATGCCGACCAGTCGGTGATCGACGAGATCGGCCCGAAGGTTCCCAGCAACAGTTCCAGCGATTATGGCAAGACGTTTGGCGAGATCTTCGCGTCGTACGAATACGATTTCTTCAAAGTCGATCCGCAATTGTTCAGCCCCGCCGTGGTGACGTTTGTGAATCTGCGCAGCGGGATCAGCCGCACCTTTGGTCAGCTGAGGCCCGACATTTTGGAAACGTCATTCGGTTGCAAGTCGCAATGA